From one Plasmodium yoelii strain 17X genome assembly, chromosome: 12 genomic stretch:
- a CDS encoding zinc finger protein, putative gives MERGRPAGRRNNDLMSTWREGNSRNDSSDNHQFWSNIENQYFSNFDKRIITTFEDHIKCTDYICNKIKNKKIKKEIFQNIKCQKSSVKIKLNINDKKSEKKKNGVENISQYMFQNNQFLNNTPFGQESLINQNNNQFLIDPKNDIRNYKTNRNPLINDKQYIGNVDHINNIENMININHMDNRFRDYSTMFRNETCFIDCMPMAGNNLLLNTMHNNLKIEKNESNYPDDMNKNTNISSISNTNETNDIKQTNLNHADSSDNKNINTQFGSTDTDANMFNSSIDNSDKNIVINNLNTDNSNDLIQHEHTEKSNSPNINDQTNVNEIDNSENKNHDINVNDSNTENNTDVTNNNELPKSNDNECSGNSNDNDNNNVDTLDKSENDDNAKGSEINDLQNGSEKNNTPVSNRSQNETFLSSENKNDVIENVVMTSNSNEDNDKKNDNDVSDSVSLINKEDTTDDLSNTHNLSNDLNNCDPCNNNIIEYSSIKNEENLNPNNTMSYEMRNMNSEDVMENINNTTNAKGMDSSFISNIDNNDNNYFPPFNNSFKQFNNNTYPNSMNNPYDNKIKTNMNIYPMSMNNFNRDMYSSNGIQAPNMYPNMYQNNKSDKIEVDNNQNDSSKKSSIGSISTNTANINNDSLKILYQYGNKGMVKMDNIPLGNNNFGINEENMLFMNKNMTIYNNGIPGDIINGSNKSLAFNDMINFNREMQNLKNNNFYPNGYYNFNEMGNYQNAMAFDKYSNDKYFQKLKSDKSKNKRKNGTKMRKHNQTDEQENQYNFGQEKTHTRLRSSRNDGKFFNPFLNKKYDGVGRLPYIHNTPIPNGLHISIYVPKNYDFSENNEKPSIYDNKIEHVETENNCDKITDNLDNPDVNPLNNTNQVCDTKKTSEQEDTYEIETLARLLTEITLGDKKFLSNRHITMEDKERCYKCFLDELKNYNTLPIILGNILPYWNKQKNNNLVYKIKNLRTNNAKPKYIPIQSVNKVLARKKIKKKKILKKKKKKIKKNDTVTVLHSDSNLTEQNALKNENVSNADKTNEEVSTEQNMSTNKTENEKEKTIIENDNEKNPSSHIQNNENEKKKKSWRSFFLINSISSSNNNETDDKNDDKNDDKNDDKNDDKNDDKNDDKNDDKNDDKNDEKPQSEEGKELIANESNKKTCSNDEKNNIVDANESSTINEKKEKIINLKKSNLKKKAKNKLRHLGTCGKFGSFNFLKKYKFSIPKNSTVPFNSSIFSLQKNQHMSNVYFEFILTNINLDKYKRNILNVNYNHNNSINKKNKIHCIKLSKLRNTNANISTNSKSKKNINQTLQDKKENNEYTTTKKNENTINSSNYLDGIVNTTSDSFFGDSILFTSSKIKQDECTDSVEQSNNIINSENNTEKKNIENETNTVNGTREVDVFLKNNNNKHSTYIKNINEEICVLFSRYMHNIKQQKKIIVKLLDNIKNEKKKPYKYWYSIEDKMINFYINEYLKNKLNTKHTYTLSKQIVDLLKLRLTINHSSQLPNSWTEKALCNICSLGEDWDDNPIVFCDCCYTPMHSFCTGFRNVKNQNIIKRNPNMSDKGDSQNCDNEKEESSKYKNNNYKYGTQNNAYNNTNGVNEKNEYYQQYNKEGQIAKNYFNNNEKNNYMHSDINKDGNKYTHDNNNCSGKHGIDKKKNKINLNVINYLMEDNFIKLNSPNSMFSSIVSNNNDEKNDNEKIDSEKEDNQINYTILDTQLKNNENMNVKNEHENKEDECYYKCGLSDTNNDNNTGQTDEKKESYLDTSIFTDDKEERKVENEESNQIKMENPIIEQNIDQPIDQQNNKKIKQETNKISTDVAKTNTGYPSNTEEEQWICPLCSYLRNQILYIEDSVAFKIIRHLSGPQKKKDIDLLIKSCNEYTNENNNNTQESGDTANNEQNNNKNEVDDKKKKETFSYTPPEEIIFQSNSQMDAYKYKSVMLLFDIEYDINYYKLKYQIEIKDSHDFFEKIVLKNPNIYKYKNIFNTIMVSKIDKDNNYTKFLNENIKMFRQESVYINPNFEDSDSDDTEYEKKKKKRGRKPLLNKNEYSNNKLYHDKVSNKCINKKNKIRSKQNNIVNKPPYNKNNNVTLDANGNVIVRKRGRPLGSTKLNKMKLLALKNKNITKSEITTNENHEYTIQENQDDSITTGQNLYTSDLPNSQVNTFSSNLNELDNINNKSNQNDKKNNDDSDGSPCDINNEEETIKMDFELKKENQSLDISSNKNNIEFGHSTIFPNVNNNTNETNIYLGLEENGTLLKYNYSKNFSFIFKIPTCCICEFGSFYQGGGPIKRTKKKNQWCHIRCASISNCIIEDKIEICNRERNKYKCSLCLRTNNIGIIKCNVADCYKYYHISCATSSNKYLIELNENNKLVLFCSNHSQKKAPTEILRKYQILREKEYAKNKLEDKINVGKMFDAYTLQNYLKISDMKLFNLLSLSSLSIFKDSVYFNYDQYNQTMKNYYNNNNYNPNEDFTDLYQNFDQYLLGEGKGIFDNSGLTKSCMKKSLIKENDDLNSEAKNEKDQIDVSDNGTKQNSINEETAQDAEREYVDKIRELDNIKEENDKAENLSHVNKSEADQTEQKENNKNSYDGENMLLELEETNKVENMPIDIFDIENINKISTRKCNNIISISSFKNIYNENLLDEDSLLKLIIYDFLNLQKDIQEFNSNILSDKYKRLKNFETILLLYPHFNDYQLKKLSELILEKYNSNILNIKTDDSFFAFFNKFLSLLNSKNLMICSVCLSKAIYTETRKDAKKLETEESQSSINTSNIDSPNNSIKTTLNETSQLKRKLRGTSTNINDSFENKKERRLGSLSVLKKCSQCNVFICYFCCHRMNIDMIKNYINNDIKMKSIEIAENIKNKDAVPRPHVRTNKVGRPCKNPLKLLAAAAAENSSITSLAPNANIPTTSESATNSKLENNENCQNQSNVLKNDSNNLNTPINEPSKDNPNCDVNESKEVTVQQKEQQNNDSQGINNGINTNLDAEKNTVIVKKNKPGRKRIDPNNKNIMLKNTIPKSNEDEEEFICPRCEYFKIKKKIVFCSYCPRLDGFLNCFEDKVKKELLFVHPKCLEYVNTAYSKKNNINETKAGVLKKVCSYCRIKHGIVITCSNTDCDASFHISCGILLGCKMDNFFGRVDIYNPKKAYCFKHTFQSCKKNTLTNFINTNKLFYFENFLYFPFNHLYNFLLGTYIFNYLNKKCINHLLKPIKISDPPSINAIFEKTQFNIMKKNMMIPFNDYRKANKDKMGLNSEFDSSQPNANIYSNDIVNNSNMSQKMLKSMGYKNEINSALSPSMNSLMNMHPDYMSANNYNLLDPMNKLKENGLVSDKRNIMNMPPEYYKNGYLMQNAHNNKQAKNSHGFIDDEITGNTIPTSEQNDTNEMKQFPNYGFNPRSIDNNNLMYYNKKIEGNSTMLPFFNNNMDPLNQQNLYNYYGHKYESNIDKNNILNKKGNKNNGIRRKRRRRMNQDSANPYKKINTKVMNTLENNNDTEAPVQVKKRGRGRKNKNLNIDSTNLDSINPYKQSYDDPKSYLNHDFIDPTKNYSKYTKEFDTDLIKDEKKYTQKNENDINDGQIYCPVCKFVYEELSDGSPADGLNWIGCDKCERWYHWICCKYSIDNPPDMENDWYCSMCLNS, from the exons ATGGAAAGGGGTAGACCTGCCGGAAGGAGAAACAATGATTTGATGAGCACGTGGAGAGAAGGAAATTCGAGAAATGATAGTTCAGATAATCATCAATTTTGGTCAAACATCGAAAAtcaatatttttcaaattttgataaaagGATAATAACTACATTTGAAGATCATATAAAATGCACtgattatatatgtaataaaataaaaaataaaaaaataaaaaaagaaatatttcaaaatattaaatgtcAAAAAAGCTCggttaaaattaaattaaatataaatgataaaaaaagtgaaaaaaaaaaaaatggcgTAGAAAACATTTCACAATATATGTTTCAAAATAATCAATTCCTTAATAATACTCCATTTGGACAGGAAAGTTTAAtcaatcaaaataataatcaatTTTTAATAGATcctaaaaatgatataagaaattataaaacaaatagaAATCCACTAATTAACGATAAACAATATATCGGAAATGTGGaccatataaataatatagaaaatatgataaaCATAAATCATATGGACAATCGATTTAGAGATTACTCAACAATGTTTCGTAATGAAACATGTTTTATCGATTGTATGCCAATGGCAggtaataatttattattaaatacaaTGCATAATAAtctaaaaatagaaaaaaatgaatcaaaTTATCCTGatgatatgaataaaaatacaaatatatccTCAATAAGCAATACTAACGAAACAAATGATATAAAACAAACTAATTTAAATCATGCTGATTCttctgataataaaaatataaatactcAATTTGGTAGTACAGATACAGATGCTAACATGTTTAATTCTAGCATCGATAATAGTGATAAAAACATTGtcattaataatttaaacactGATAATTCTAACGATTTAATCCAACATGAACATACAGAAAAAAGTAATAGTCCCAACATTAATGATCAAACAAATGTAAATGAAATTGATAatagtgaaaataaaaatcatgACATAAATGTCAATGATTCAAATACTGAAAATAACACCGATGTAACTAATAACAATGAATTGCCAAAATCGAACGATAACGAATGTAGCGGAAACagtaatgataatgataataataatgtcgACACTCTCGATAAATCCGAAAATGACGACAATGCGAAAGGAAGCGAAATAAACGATTTGCAAAATGGAtcggaaaaaaataatacaccGGTTTCCAATCGCTCACAAAATGAAACATTCCTATCtagtgaaaataaaaatgatgtcATCGAAAATGTCGTTATGACATCAAATAGTAATGAAGACAACGACAAGAAAAATGACAATGATGTAAGTGATTCTGTTTCTCTAATTAATAAAGAAGATACAACTGATGATTTATCAAATACACATAATTTATCTAATGATCTAAATAATTGTGATccttgtaataataatatcataGAATACTCTTCAATTAAAAACGAAGAAAATTTGAATCCTAACAATACCATGTCATATGAAATGAGAAATATGAATAGTGAAGATgtaatggaaaatataaataataccaCAAATGCAAAAGGAATGGATTCATCTTTTATTTCAAACATTGACAATAATGATAACAATTATTTTCCTCCATTTAACAATTCATTTAAACAATTTAATAACAATACATATCCTAATTCTATGAACAATccttatgataataaaataaaaacaaatatgaatatctatCCAATGTCAATGAACAATTTTAATCGAGATATGTATTCCTCTAATGGTATTCAAGCTCCCAATATGTACCCTAATAtgtatcaaaataataaaagtgaTAAAATTGAGGTAGataataatcaaaatgaTTCTAGCAAAAAATCTTCTATTGGAAGTATTTCTACTAATACTGcaaacataaataatgattCGCTCAAAATTTTGTATCAATATGGAAATAAAGGAATGGTTAAAATGGATAATATTCCTTTaggtaataataattttggaataaatgaagaaaacatgttatttatgaataaaaatatgaccatttataataatggtaTACCTGGGGATATAATTAATGGATCTAATAAATCTTTAGCTTTTAATGATATGATAAATTTTAACAGAGAAAtgcaaaatttaaaaaataataatttttatccaAATGGatattacaattttaatGAAATGGGAAATTATCAAAATGCTATGGCATTCGATAAATATAGtaatgataaatattttcaaaaattaaaaagtgataaatctaaaaataaaagaaaaaatggaaCAAAAATGAGAAAACATAATCAAACTGATGAGCAAGAAAATCAATATAATTTTGGACAAGAAAAAACTCACACTAGATTACGAAGTTCTAGAAATGAtggaaaattttttaatccctttttaaataaaaaatatgatggtGTGGGAAGATTaccatatatacataatacgCCAATTCCTAACGGtttacatatatctatatatgtgcccaaaaattatgatttttCTGAAAACAATGAAAAGCCAAGTATTTATGACAATAAAATTGAACATGTTGAAACAGAAAACAATTGTGATAAAATCACAGATAATCTTGATAATCCCGATGTTAACCCTCTCAATAACACTAATCAAGTTTGtgatacaaaaaaaacatcAGAACAAGAAGACACATACGAAATAGAGACATTGGCAAGATTATTAACGGAAATTACTTTAGGGGATAAGAAATTTTTATCAAACCGACATATAACAATGGAAGACAAAGAAAGGTGttataaatgttttttagacgaattaaaaaattataatacattGCCAATTATATTAGGTAATATATTACCATACTggaataaacaaaaaaataataatttggtATACAAGATTAAAAACTTAAGAACTAACAATGCAAAACCAAAGTATATTCCAATTCAAAGTGTGAATAAAGTTTTAGcacgaaaaaaaattaagaaaaaaaaaatactcaaaaaaaaaaaaaaa aaaataaaaaaaaatgatacgGTCACAGTTTTACATAGTGATTCAAATTTAACTGAACAAAATGctttaaaaaatgagaatGTTTCAAATGCAGACAAAACTAATGAAGAAGTAAGTACTGAGCAAAATATGTCAACTAATAAAACTGAGAATGAAAAGGAGAAAACAATCatagaaaatgataatgaaaaaaatccATCTTCacatatacaaaataatgaaaatgaaaaaaaa aaaaaatcatggAGAagtttttttctaataaatagtattagtagtagtaataataatgaaactgatgataaaaatgatgataaaaatgatgataaaaatgacgataaaaatgatgataaaaatgatgataaaaatgatgataaaaatgatgataaaaatgacgataaaaatgatgaaaagcCACAATCAGAAGAAGGAAAAGAACTGATTGCAAACGAAAGTAACAAAAAAACATGTtctaatgatgaaaaaaataatatagtagATGCAAATGAAAGCAGTAcaattaatgaaaaaaaagaaaaaataataaatttaaaaaagtcaaatcttaaaaaaaaagcaaaaaataaACTTCGCCATTTGGGAACGTGTGGAAAATTCGgatcatttaattttttaaaaaaatataaatttagcaTACCAAAGAATAGTACTGTTCCATTTAATAGCTCTATATTTTCTCTTCAAAAAAATCAACATATGTCAAATGTTTATTTTGAGTTTATATTGacaaatattaatttagataaatataaacgcaatatattaaatgtaaattataatcataataattctattaataaaaaaaataaaatacattgTATCAAATTGTCCAAGCTACGAAACACTAATGCTAACATTTCAACCAATagtaaaagtaaaaaaaatataaatcaaaCTTTGCaagataaaaaagaaaataatgaatatacaactacaaaaaaaaatgaaaacacAATAAATAGTAGCAATTATTTAGATGGAATAGTAAATACAACTAGCGATAGTTTCTTTGGCgattctattttatttacatcAAGTAAAATAAAGCAAGACGAATGCACAGATTCTGTAGAACAATCAAATAACATTATTAATTCAGAAAATAatactgaaaaaaaaaatattgaaaatgagACAAATACAGTTAATGGAACTAGAGAAGTTgatgtatttttaaaaaataacaataacaaacatagtacatatattaaaaatataaatgaagaaatatgtgttttattttcaagatatatgcataatattaaacaacaaaaaaaaattattgtaaaattattagataatataaaaaatgaaaagaaaaaaccATATAAATATTGGTATTCAATAGAAGATAAAAtgattaatttttatataaacgaatatttaaaaaataaattaaacactaaacatacatatacattaTCAAAACAAATTGtcgatttattaaaattaagatTAACTATTAATCATAGTTCTCAATTACCTAATAGTTGGACTGAAAAAGCTTTATGCAATATTTGCAGCTTAGGTGAAGATTGGGATGATAATCCGATTGTTTTTTGTGATTGTTGTTATACACCTATGCATTCTTTTTGTACTGGATTCAGAAATgttaaaaatcaaaatataataaaaagaaatcCAAATATGTCTGATAAAGGAGATTCACAAAATTGtgataatgaaaaagaagaaagttcgaaatataaaaataataattataaatatgggACCCAAaataatgcatataataatactaacggagttaatgaaaaaaatgagtattatcaacaatataataaagaaggacaaattgcaaaaaattattttaataataatgaaaaaaataattacatgcatagtgatataaataaagatggAAATAAGTATACACATGATAACAATAATTGCTCTGGAAAACATGgtattgataaaaaaaaaaacaaaattaatttaaatgttataaattatttaatggaagataattttattaaactaAACTCTCCAAATAGTATGTTCAGTTCAATTGtaagtaataataatgacgaaaaaaatgataatgaaaaaatagatagtgaaaaagaagataaccaaataaattatactaTATTGGATACTCAAttgaaaaataatgaaaatatgaatgtaaaaaatgagcacgaaaataaagaagatgAATGTTATTATAAATGTGGGTTAAGTGAtacaaataatgataataatactgGCCAAactgatgaaaaaaaagaatctTATTTAGATACTTCGATATTTACAGATGATAAGGAAGAAAGAAAAGTTGAAAATGAAGAATcgaatcaaataaaaatggaaaatccAATTATCGAACAAAACATAGATCAACCAATAGATCaacaaaacaataaaaaaataaaacaagaaacaaataaaatttctACTGATGTGGCAAAAACTAATACTGGATATCCATCAAATACAGAAGAAGAACAATGGATATGCCCACTTTGTTCTTATTTAAGAAATcagatattatatattgaagATTCGGTTgcatttaaaattattaggCATTTAAGTGGacctcaaaaaaaaaaagatattgatttattaattaaatcaTGCAATGAATAtactaatgaaaataataataacactCAGGAATCTGGTGATACTGCtaataatgaacaaaataataataaaaatgaagttgatgataaaaaaaaaaaggaaacatTTTCTTATACACCACCAgaagaaataatttttcaaagCAACTCTCAAATGgatgcatataaatataaatcgGTTATGCTTTTATTTGACATTGAGtatgatataaattattataagtTAAAATATCAAATAGAAATAAAGGATAGTCATGATTTCTTTGAAAAAATTGTTCTTAAAAATccgaatatatataaatataaaaatatttttaatactatTATGGTTAGTAAAATtgataaagataataattatacaaaatttttaaatgaaaatattaaaatgtttAGACAAGAATCTGTTTATATTAATCCAAATTTTGAAGATAGTGATTCTGATGATAcagaatatgaaaaaaaaaaaaaaaaaaggggtCGAAAACCtctattaaataaaaatgaatattctaataataaactatatcaTGATAAAGTTTCAAacaaatgtataaataaaaaaaataaaatacgatcaaagcaaaataatatagttAATAAGCCcccatataataaaaataataacgtCACTTTAGATGCTAATGGCAATGTAATAGTTAGAAAAAGAGGAAGACCACTTGGAAGCACtaaattaaacaaaatgaaattgCTTGctcttaaaaataaaaatattacaaaatCTGAAATTACTACAAATGAGAATCATGAATATACAATTCAGGAAAATCAGGATGATTCTATTACTACTGgtcaaaatttatatacttcGGATCTACCAAACAGTCAGGTAAATACCTTTTCTTCAAATTTGAATGAATTAgacaatattaataataaatcaaatcaaaatgataaaaaaaataatgatgacTCAGATGGCTCTCCATGTGACATTAATAATGAAGAAGAAACAATTAAAATGGATTTTGAgctaaaaaaggaaaatcaAAGTTTAGATATTTCTtccaataaaaataatattgaatTTGGCCATTCCACTATTTTTCcaaatgttaataataatacaaatgaaactaatatatatttgggATTGGAAGAAAATGGAACATtactaaaatataattatagtaaaaatttttcatttatttttaaaattccaACATGTTGTATCTGTGAATTTGGTTCATTTTATCAAGGAGGAGGACCAAtaaaaagaacaaaaaaaaaaaatcaatggTGCCATATTCGATGTGCATCAATTAGTAATTGTATAATAGAAGACAAAATTGAAATTTGTAATAgagaaagaaataaatataaatgttcaTTATGTTTACGCACTAATAATATaggtataataaaatgtaatgTTGCTGATTgctataaatattatcatatatcATGTGCAACTTCttctaataaatatttaatagaattaaatgaaaataataaattagttttattttgttcaaaTCATTCTCAAAAAAAAGCGCCAACAGAAATATTAAGAAAATATCAAATTTTAAGAGAAAAAGAATATGccaaaaataaattagaagataaaataaatgttgGAAAAATGTTTGATGCATATACattacaaaattatttaaaaataagtgACATGAAATTATTTAATCTTTTATCATTATCTTCTTTATCTATATTCAAAGATTCTGTTTATTTCAATTATGATCAATATAATCAAActatgaaaaattattacaataataataattataatccAAATGAAGATTTTACAGATctttatcaaaattttgaTCAATATTTATTAGGCGAAGGAAAAGGCATTTTTGACAATTCAGGATTAACTAAATCTTGTATGAAAAAATCACTAATTAAAGAAAACGATGATTTAAATTCTGAAGCTAAAAATGAAAAGGATCAGATAGATGTGAGTGATAATGGAACTAAACAAAATTCTATTAATGAAGAAACTGCACAAGATGCAGAACGTGAATATGTTGATAAAATTAGAGAACTTGATAATATTAaggaagaaaatgataaagcaGAAAATCTTTCCCATGTAAACAAAAGTGAAGCGGACCAAACTgaacaaaaagaaaataataaaaatagctaTGATGGTGAAAATATGCTTTTGGAATTAGAAGAAACAAATAAAGTAGAAAATATGCCCATAGATATATTCGATATAGAAAATATCAATAAAATAAGTACTagaaaatgtaataatattataagtATAAgtagttttaaaaatatatataatgaaaatttattagaTGAAGATTccttattaaaattaataatatacgATTTTTTAAACCTTCAAAAAGATATACAAGAATTTAATAGTAACATATTAagtgataaatataaaagattaaaaaattttgagactatattattattgtatccgcattttaatgattatcaattgaaaaaattatctgaattaatattagaaaaatataattcaaatattttaaacataaaaacagatgattcattttttgcattttttaataaatttcttTCATTGTTGAATAGCAAAAATCTGATGATATGCAGTGTTTGTTTATCAAAAGCAATTTATACTGAAACTCGAAAAGATGCAAAAAAATTGGAAACTGAGGAAAGTCAAAGTTCCATAAATACTTCTAATATTGATAGCCCAAATAATTCCATTAAAACTACACTAAATGAAACAAGTCAACTAAAACGAAAATTAAGAGGTACTTCTACCAATATAAATGATagttttgaaaataaaaaagaaagaagATTAGGATCATTAagtgttttaaaaaaatgctCACAATGTaatgtatttatatgctACTTTTGTTGTCATAGAATGAATATAGACatgattaaaaattatataaataatgatataaaaatgaaatcaATTGAAATTgcagaaaatattaaaaataaagatgcAGTTCCTCGCCCACATGTACGCACAAATAAAGTTGGAAGACCATGTAAAAATCCTCTTAAACTACTTGCAGCAGCAGCAGCAGAAAATTCTTCTATAACTTCCTTAGCCCCCAATGCAAATATTCCAACAACTTCTGAATCAGCCACAAATTCCAAATTAGAAAATAACGAAAATTGTCAAAATCAATCAAATGTTTTGAAAAATGATTCAAATAATCTTAATACTCCAATCAATGAACCTTCAAAAGATAATCCGAATTGTGATGTAAATGAAAGTAAAGAAGTAACAGTTCAACAAAAGGAAcaacaaaataatgatagTCAAGGTATTAATAATGGTATAAACACCAATTTAGATGCAGAAAAAAATACAGtaattgtgaaaaaaaataaacctGGAAGAAAAAGAATCGATCCTAATAATAAGAATATCATGTTGAAAAACACTATTCCCAAGAGTAATGAAGATGAAGAAGAATTTATATGCCCAAGATgtgaatattttaaaataaagaaaaaaattgttttttgttCTTATTGTCCAAGATTAGATGGATTTTTAAACTGTTTTGAAgataaagtaaaaaaagaattattatttgttcatCCTAAATGTTTAGAATATGTTAATACTgcttattcaaaaaaaaataatattaatgaaacCAAAGCAGgagttttaaaaaaagtatgCAGCTATTGTAGAATAAAACATGGTATAGTTATTACATGTAGTAATACAGATTGTGATGCTTCCTTTCATATATCTTGTGGTATATTATTAGGATGCAAAATGGACAATTTTTTTGGAAGAGTCGATATATATAATCCTAAAAAAGCTTATTGTTTTAAACATACTTTTCAAAgctgtaaaaaaaatacattaactaattttattaatacaaataaattattttattttgaaaattttttatatttcccattcaatcatttatataatttcttattgggtacatatatttttaattatttaaataaaaaatgcataaatCATTTATTGAAGCCTATCAAAATATCTGACCCACCATCTATAAATgcaatatttgaaaaaacacaatttaatattatgaaaaagaATATGATGATACCATTTAATGATTACAGAAAAGCAAATAAAGACAAAATGGGTCTTAATAGCGAATTCGATTCCTCACAACCCAATGCAAATATATACAGTAATGATATTGTTAACAATTCCAATATGTctcaaaaaatgttaaaatcaatgggttataaaaatgaaataaactCTGCATTATCTCCATCAATGAACTCATTAATGAATATGCATCCTGACTATATGTCagcaaataattataatttattagatCCTATGAATAAACTAAAGGAAAATGGATTAGTCTCagataaaagaaatataatgaatatgCCACcagaatattataaaaatggctATTTAATGCAGAAtgcacataataataaacaagCTAAAAATAGTCATGGATTTATTGACGATGAAATAACTGGAAATACAATTCCCACATCAGAACAAAATGATACTAATGAAATGAAACAATTTCCAAATTATGGTTTTAATCCTAGATctattgataataataaccttatgtattataataaaaaaatagaaggTAATTCTACTATGCTtccattttttaacaataatatgGATCCATTAAATCAGCAAAACCTTTATAACTATTATGGTCATAAATATGAAtcaaatatagataaaaataatattttgaataaaaaaggaaataaaaataatggcATTAGAAGgaaaagaagaagaagaatgAATCAAGATAGTGCAAATccatacaaaaaaattaatacaaaagTTATGAACAcattagaaaataataatgatacaGAAGCTCCTGTACAAGTAAAAAAAAGAGGTCGCggtagaaaaaataaaaatctcAATATTGATAGCACTAATTTAGATAGTATAAACCCTTATAAGCAATCTTATGATGATCCAAAATCATATTTAAATCATGATTTTATAGACCCAACTAAAAATTATAGTAAATATACTAAAGAATTCGATACAGATTTaataaaagatgaaaaaaaatatacacaaaaaaatgaaaacgaTATTAATGATGGTCAAATATATTGCCCAGTATGTAAATTTGTTTATGAAGAATTAAGTGATGGTTCACCAGCTGATGGATTAAATTGGATTGGATGTGATAAATGTGAAAGATGGTATCATTGGATATGTTGTAAATATTCTATTGACAATCCTCCAGATATGGAAAATGATTGGTATTGTAGTATGTGCTTAAACAGCTAA